One genomic window of Pseudomonas chlororaphis subsp. piscium includes the following:
- a CDS encoding phosphatidylglycerophosphatase A family protein, with product MTDHPKQVPAECVPPSVWRNPWHFLAFGFGSGTLPKAPGTWGSLVALPFIPLWQMLPDWGYWLMLGITMLFGFWLCGKVADDLRVHDHEGIVWDEMVGMWITLWLVPEGWQWLLAGFLMFRFFDILKPWPIRWIDRHVHGGIGIMLDDVLAGVFAWLAMQGLVWCFT from the coding sequence GTGACAGATCATCCCAAACAGGTTCCGGCAGAGTGCGTGCCGCCTTCCGTCTGGCGTAATCCCTGGCATTTTCTGGCCTTCGGCTTCGGTTCGGGCACCTTGCCCAAGGCCCCGGGCACCTGGGGCTCGCTGGTGGCGCTGCCTTTCATTCCGCTGTGGCAGATGCTGCCGGACTGGGGCTACTGGCTGATGCTCGGCATCACCATGCTGTTCGGCTTCTGGCTGTGCGGCAAGGTGGCCGACGACCTGCGGGTGCATGACCACGAAGGCATCGTCTGGGACGAAATGGTCGGCATGTGGATCACCCTGTGGCTGGTGCCGGAAGGCTGGCAGTGGTTGCTGGCGGGCTTCCTGATGTTCCGCTTCTTCGACATTCTCAAGCCCTGGCCGATCCGCTGGATCGACCGGCATGTGCACGGCGGTATCGGGATCATGCTCGACGACGTGCTGGCCGGGGTCTTCGCCTGGTTGGCGATGCAGGGACTGGTGTGGTGCTTTACCTGA
- the thiL gene encoding thiamine-phosphate kinase — translation MGEFELIRNFFAAAPCAQGGEGVALGIGDDCALLAVAPGEQLAISTDTLVAGVHFADPCDPFLLGQRSLAVAVSDLAAMGAAPVAFTLALTLPTVEADWLQAYANGLSAMAQSCGVRLVGGDTTRGPLTLTMTVFGRVPAGQALTRSGARPGDLLCVGGELGNGAGALPLVLGQRSADPEIAEPLLAHYWSPQPQLALGQALRGKASAAMDISDGLLADCGHIAAASAVGLLIESEKLPMSRALLSFLGENGARSAALSGGDDYVLVFTLPEAELAPLLAAGWPVHVLGRVVAGQGVVLLDAEGRDITPSTRGYQHFRETP, via the coding sequence ATGGGCGAGTTTGAGCTGATCCGTAACTTCTTCGCTGCCGCGCCTTGTGCGCAGGGCGGCGAGGGCGTTGCACTGGGGATTGGCGACGACTGCGCCTTGCTGGCTGTTGCCCCTGGCGAACAGCTGGCGATTTCCACCGACACCCTGGTGGCCGGTGTGCATTTCGCAGACCCCTGCGACCCTTTCCTGCTCGGCCAGCGCTCGCTGGCAGTGGCAGTCAGCGACCTGGCGGCCATGGGCGCCGCGCCCGTCGCCTTCACCCTTGCCCTGACCCTGCCGACAGTCGAAGCCGATTGGCTGCAAGCCTATGCCAATGGCCTGAGCGCCATGGCGCAGAGCTGTGGCGTGCGCCTGGTAGGCGGCGACACCACGCGCGGCCCGTTGACCCTGACCATGACCGTGTTCGGTCGCGTGCCCGCCGGCCAGGCCCTGACCCGCAGCGGTGCCCGTCCGGGCGATCTGCTGTGCGTCGGCGGTGAACTGGGCAATGGCGCTGGCGCCTTGCCCCTGGTGCTCGGACAGCGCAGCGCCGATCCGGAGATCGCCGAGCCCTTGCTGGCCCACTACTGGTCGCCGCAGCCGCAACTGGCCCTGGGCCAGGCACTGCGTGGCAAGGCCAGCGCGGCCATGGATATCTCCGATGGCCTGCTGGCCGACTGCGGGCACATTGCTGCTGCTTCAGCTGTCGGCTTGCTGATCGAAAGTGAAAAACTGCCGATGTCCCGGGCGTTGTTGAGCTTTCTCGGTGAGAATGGCGCCCGCTCGGCGGCACTCAGCGGCGGCGACGACTACGTGCTGGTCTTCACCCTGCCCGAAGCCGAGCTGGCGCCGCTGCTCGCCGCCGGTTGGCCAGTGCATGTGCTGGGCCGGGTCGTGGCCGGGCAGGGTGTAGTGCTGCTGGATGCCGAGGGGCGGGACATCACCCCGAGCACTCGGGGCTATCAACATTTTCGGGAGACACCGTGA
- the nusB gene encoding transcription antitermination factor NusB — MISDESDRFNPRDPKPADAGKPSKSAKRREARQLATQALYQWHMAKHSLNEIEAQFRVDNDFTDIDGAYFREILHGVPANKNEIDNALAPCLDLTIEELDPVELAVLRLSTWELLKRVDVPYRVVINEGIELAKVFGSTDGHKFVNGVLDKLAPRLREAEVKAFKR; from the coding sequence GTGATTAGCGACGAAAGCGATCGTTTCAACCCGCGCGATCCGAAACCTGCGGACGCTGGCAAGCCATCCAAGAGCGCCAAGCGTCGCGAAGCTCGTCAGCTCGCGACCCAGGCGCTGTACCAATGGCACATGGCCAAGCACTCGCTGAACGAGATCGAAGCGCAGTTCCGGGTCGACAACGATTTCACCGACATCGACGGTGCTTACTTCCGTGAGATCCTGCACGGCGTTCCGGCCAACAAGAACGAGATCGACAACGCTCTCGCCCCTTGCCTGGACCTCACCATCGAAGAGCTGGACCCGGTCGAACTGGCGGTCCTGCGCCTGTCCACCTGGGAACTGCTCAAGCGCGTCGACGTGCCGTACCGCGTTGTGATCAACGAAGGTATCGAACTGGCCAAGGTCTTCGGTTCCACCGACGGCCACAAGTTCGTCAACGGCGTACTCGACAAGCTGGCCCCGCGTCTGCGTGAAGCTGAAGTGAAGGCATTCAAGCGCTGA
- the ribH gene encoding 6,7-dimethyl-8-ribityllumazine synthase: MTLKTIEGTFIAPKGRYALVVGRFNSFVVESLVSGAVDALVRHGVSESDITVIRAPGAFEIPLVAQKVAQKGEFAAIIALGAVIRGGTPHFEYVAGECTKGLAQVSMEFGVPVAFGVLTVDSIEQAIERSGTKAGNKGAEAALSALEMVSLLAQLEAK; encoded by the coding sequence ATGACCCTGAAGACCATCGAAGGTACCTTCATCGCCCCCAAAGGCCGCTATGCCCTGGTGGTCGGCCGTTTCAACAGCTTCGTCGTCGAAAGCCTGGTCAGCGGCGCGGTTGACGCCCTGGTCCGTCATGGCGTGAGCGAAAGCGACATCACCGTGATCCGTGCCCCTGGCGCCTTCGAGATTCCGCTGGTTGCGCAGAAAGTCGCGCAGAAGGGCGAGTTCGCGGCGATCATCGCCCTGGGCGCGGTCATTCGTGGCGGTACTCCGCACTTCGAATACGTGGCGGGCGAATGCACCAAGGGCCTGGCCCAGGTGTCCATGGAGTTCGGCGTACCGGTCGCCTTCGGCGTGCTGACCGTCGACTCGATCGAGCAAGCCATCGAACGTTCCGGCACCAAGGCCGGCAACAAAGGTGCTGAAGCTGCCTTGTCCGCTCTGGAAATGGTCAGCCTGCTGGCGCAGTTGGAGGCCAAGTGA
- the ribBA gene encoding bifunctional 3,4-dihydroxy-2-butanone-4-phosphate synthase/GTP cyclohydrolase II yields MALNSIEELVEDIRQGKMVILMDDEDRENEGDLIMAAECCKAEHINFMAKHARGLICMPMSRERCELLKLPLMAPRNGSGFGTKFTVSIEATTGVTTGISAADRARTVQAAAAKDAKAEDIVSPGHIFPLMAQPGGTLARAGHTEAACDLARMAGFEPSGVICEVMNDDGTMSRRAELEAFAAEHKIKIGTIADLIHYRMIHERTVQRIAEQPLDSELGQFNLVTYRDSVEGDVHMALTLGNICAEEPTLVRVHNMDPLRDLLMVKQPGRWSLRAAMATVAEAGSGVVLLLGHPLDGDVLLAHIRETAEHAPAKKPTTYSIVGAGSQILRDLGVRKMRLMSAPMKFNAISGFDLEVVEYVPSE; encoded by the coding sequence GTGGCGCTCAACAGCATCGAAGAACTGGTTGAAGACATCCGCCAAGGCAAGATGGTCATCCTCATGGATGACGAAGACCGCGAGAACGAAGGCGACCTGATCATGGCCGCCGAGTGCTGCAAGGCCGAGCACATCAACTTCATGGCCAAGCACGCCCGCGGCCTGATCTGCATGCCGATGAGCCGCGAGCGTTGCGAACTGCTCAAGCTGCCTTTGATGGCGCCGCGCAACGGTTCCGGGTTCGGTACCAAGTTCACCGTGTCCATCGAGGCCACCACCGGCGTGACCACCGGCATTTCCGCCGCCGACCGCGCACGCACGGTGCAGGCGGCCGCCGCCAAGGATGCCAAGGCCGAAGACATCGTCAGCCCGGGCCACATCTTCCCGCTGATGGCCCAGCCGGGTGGCACCCTGGCCCGCGCCGGCCACACCGAAGCCGCCTGCGACCTGGCACGCATGGCCGGTTTCGAGCCGAGCGGGGTGATCTGCGAAGTGATGAACGACGACGGCACCATGTCCCGTCGCGCCGAGCTGGAAGCCTTCGCCGCCGAACACAAGATCAAGATCGGCACCATCGCCGACCTGATTCACTACCGGATGATCCACGAACGTACCGTTCAGCGGATTGCCGAGCAGCCACTGGACAGCGAATTGGGCCAGTTCAACCTGGTGACCTACCGTGATTCGGTGGAAGGCGACGTGCACATGGCGCTGACCCTGGGCAACATCTGCGCCGAAGAACCGACCCTGGTCCGCGTGCACAACATGGACCCGCTGCGCGACCTGCTGATGGTCAAGCAGCCTGGCCGCTGGAGCCTGCGGGCCGCCATGGCCACGGTGGCCGAGGCTGGCAGCGGCGTGGTGCTGTTGCTGGGCCACCCGCTGGACGGCGACGTGCTGCTGGCGCATATCCGCGAAACGGCCGAGCACGCGCCTGCGAAAAAACCGACCACCTATAGCATCGTCGGTGCCGGTTCGCAGATTCTGCGCGACCTGGGCGTACGCAAAATGCGCCTGATGAGTGCGCCGATGAAATTTAATGCGATATCCGGTTTCGACCTGGAAGTTGTAGAATACGTGCCCTCCGAATAA
- a CDS encoding riboflavin synthase: MFTGIIESIGSIRALTPKGGDVRVYVETGKLDLGDVKLGDSIAVNGVCLTAVELPGDGFWADVSRETLDCTAFHQLKAGSRVNLEKALTPTTRLGGHLVSGHVDGVGEVVAREENARAIQFRIRAPKDLAKYIAHKGSITVDGTSLTVNAVNGAEFELTIVPHTLAETIMADYRPGRQVNLEVDLLARYLERLLLGDKAAEPASGGITESFLAANGYLKS; the protein is encoded by the coding sequence ATGTTTACAGGCATCATCGAATCCATCGGCAGCATCCGTGCATTGACTCCCAAAGGCGGCGATGTGCGGGTGTATGTGGAAACCGGCAAGCTCGACCTGGGCGACGTGAAACTGGGCGACAGCATCGCGGTGAACGGCGTCTGCCTGACCGCGGTGGAACTGCCGGGCGACGGCTTCTGGGCCGACGTCAGCCGCGAGACCCTGGACTGCACCGCTTTCCATCAGTTGAAGGCCGGCAGCCGGGTCAACCTGGAAAAGGCCCTGACCCCGACCACCCGCCTGGGCGGTCACCTGGTCAGTGGCCACGTCGACGGTGTCGGCGAGGTAGTGGCCCGGGAAGAAAATGCCCGCGCCATCCAGTTCCGCATCCGCGCGCCCAAGGACCTGGCCAAGTACATCGCCCACAAGGGCTCGATCACCGTCGACGGCACCAGCCTGACGGTCAACGCGGTCAATGGCGCCGAGTTCGAACTGACCATCGTCCCGCACACGCTGGCCGAAACCATCATGGCCGACTACCGGCCGGGCCGGCAGGTCAACCTCGAGGTTGATCTGCTGGCGCGTTACCTGGAGCGCTTGCTGCTGGGCGACAAGGCCGCGGAGCCTGCGAGCGGCGGCATTACCGAAAGTTTTCTGGCCGCTAACGGCTACCTCAAATCCTGA
- the ribD gene encoding bifunctional diaminohydroxyphosphoribosylaminopyrimidine deaminase/5-amino-6-(5-phosphoribosylamino)uracil reductase RibD, whose protein sequence is MNISSEQAVLDAHYMARALELAAKGRFSTHPNPRVGCVIVRDGQVVGEGWHVRAGEPHAEVHALRTAGANARGATAYVTLEPCSHHGRTPPCADALVDAGVARVVAAMQDPNPEVAGRGLQRLAQAGIATHSGVMEQEARALNRGFLKRMEQGLPFVRVKLAMSLDGRTAMASGESQWITGPAARSAVQRLRAEASVVLTGADTVLADNARLTVRAEELGLDAEQTALAMSRPPLRVLIDGRLRVPLDAPFFKAGPALVATCAAVEEQYANGPECLIVPGVDGQVDLHRLLSELAARGVNEVLVEAGPRLAGAFAQQGLVDEYQIFVAGKFLGSSARPLLDWPLAQMREAPQLKIIEMRAVGDDWRVIAIPLPAASV, encoded by the coding sequence ATGAACATCTCTAGCGAACAGGCGGTGCTCGACGCCCACTACATGGCGCGAGCCCTGGAGCTGGCCGCAAAGGGCCGCTTCAGCACTCACCCCAATCCCCGGGTCGGTTGCGTGATCGTGCGCGACGGCCAGGTCGTCGGCGAAGGCTGGCATGTGCGGGCCGGCGAGCCCCACGCCGAAGTCCACGCCCTGCGTACCGCCGGTGCCAACGCCCGCGGCGCCACTGCTTACGTGACCCTCGAACCCTGTAGCCATCACGGCCGTACGCCGCCGTGCGCCGATGCCCTGGTGGATGCCGGTGTGGCGCGGGTTGTGGCGGCGATGCAGGACCCCAACCCGGAAGTCGCCGGCCGTGGCCTGCAGCGTCTGGCCCAGGCGGGCATCGCCACCCATAGCGGGGTGATGGAGCAGGAAGCCCGGGCGCTCAACCGGGGCTTCCTCAAGCGCATGGAGCAGGGCCTGCCGTTCGTGCGGGTCAAGCTGGCCATGAGCCTGGACGGGCGCACCGCCATGGCCAGCGGCGAAAGCCAGTGGATCACCGGCCCCGCCGCGCGTTCCGCGGTGCAGCGCCTGCGGGCCGAGGCCAGCGTGGTGCTGACCGGTGCCGACACGGTGCTGGCGGACAATGCACGGCTGACCGTGCGTGCCGAGGAGCTGGGGCTGGACGCGGAACAGACCGCCCTGGCCATGAGCCGTCCACCCTTGCGCGTATTGATCGACGGCCGCCTGCGGGTGCCGCTCGATGCGCCGTTCTTCAAGGCGGGGCCGGCGCTGGTCGCCACCTGCGCCGCGGTGGAGGAGCAGTACGCCAATGGTCCGGAATGCCTGATCGTGCCGGGTGTCGATGGCCAGGTGGACCTGCATCGGCTGCTGAGCGAGCTGGCCGCCCGTGGCGTCAACGAGGTGCTGGTGGAAGCCGGCCCACGCTTGGCGGGGGCCTTTGCCCAGCAAGGCCTGGTGGACGAGTACCAGATCTTTGTCGCCGGCAAGTTCCTCGGCTCCTCGGCGCGACCGCTGCTCGACTGGCCGCTGGCGCAGATGCGCGAGGCGCCGCAGCTGAAAATCATTGAAATGCGCGCCGTAGGCGATGACTGGCGAGTCATTGCCATTCCTCTGCCAGCAGCGAGCGTATAA
- the nrdR gene encoding transcriptional regulator NrdR has translation MHCPFCGANDTKVIDSRLVAEGEQVRRRRECLACGERFTTFETAELVLPRLIKTDGSRQPFDEEKLRAGMQRALEKRPVSVERLEAALVHIKHKLRATGEREVKSLVVGELVMAELQKLDEVAYIRFASVYRRFQDLNEFREEIDRLAREPGKE, from the coding sequence ATGCACTGTCCCTTCTGCGGTGCCAACGACACCAAGGTCATCGACTCGCGTCTGGTCGCCGAAGGCGAACAGGTGCGCCGCCGGCGTGAATGCCTGGCCTGCGGTGAACGTTTCACCACTTTCGAAACCGCCGAACTGGTGTTGCCGCGCCTGATCAAGACTGACGGCAGCCGTCAGCCCTTCGACGAAGAAAAACTCCGCGCTGGCATGCAGCGTGCCCTGGAAAAGCGTCCGGTCAGCGTCGAGCGCCTGGAAGCCGCGCTGGTGCATATCAAGCACAAGCTGCGCGCCACCGGCGAACGCGAGGTCAAATCCCTGGTCGTCGGCGAACTGGTGATGGCCGAGCTGCAAAAGCTCGATGAAGTGGCTTATATCCGCTTCGCCTCGGTCTACCGGCGCTTCCAGGATCTCAACGAATTCCGCGAAGAGATCGACCGTCTCGCCCGCGAGCCGGGCAAAGAATGA
- a CDS encoding class I SAM-dependent methyltransferase, protein MTPPLDLQRALSELLGDAQLVACELPDTELKLWLIDADNMDRAFTPEETRRILHEPPYWSFCWASGLALARYLAERPQWVQGKRVLDFGAGSGVAGIAALKAGALEVVACDLDPLAIAACRANAALNGVELGYSTDFFAEADRFDLILVADVLYDRANLPLLDQFLSRGRQALVADSRVKDFQHPLYRRLEMLHALTLPDLAEPWEFRDVSLYHAQRD, encoded by the coding sequence ATGACCCCACCGCTCGACCTGCAACGCGCCCTGAGCGAACTGCTGGGCGATGCCCAACTGGTGGCCTGCGAACTGCCGGACACCGAGCTGAAGCTGTGGTTGATCGATGCCGACAACATGGACCGCGCCTTCACCCCGGAAGAAACCCGGCGAATTCTCCACGAACCGCCGTACTGGAGTTTCTGCTGGGCCAGCGGCCTGGCCCTGGCGCGCTATCTGGCCGAGCGGCCGCAGTGGGTGCAAGGCAAGCGGGTACTGGATTTCGGCGCCGGCTCCGGCGTGGCCGGCATCGCGGCGCTGAAAGCCGGCGCGCTGGAAGTGGTGGCCTGCGACCTCGACCCGCTGGCCATCGCCGCCTGCCGGGCGAATGCCGCGCTCAACGGGGTTGAACTGGGTTACTCCACGGACTTTTTCGCGGAAGCCGACCGCTTCGACCTGATCCTGGTAGCCGACGTGCTGTACGACCGCGCCAACCTGCCGCTGCTGGATCAGTTCCTCAGCCGCGGACGCCAGGCGCTGGTGGCGGACTCCCGGGTCAAGGACTTCCAGCATCCGCTGTACCGACGCCTGGAAATGCTCCACGCCCTGACCCTGCCGGATCTGGCCGAGCCCTGGGAGTTCCGCGATGTGAGCCTGTATCACGCGCAGCGCGATTGA
- the trxA gene encoding thioredoxin: MSQDTPYIFDASTADFDQSVIENSFHKPVLVDFWAEWCAPCKALMPMLQQIAESYQGELLLAKVNCDIEQDIVARFGIRSLPTVVLFKDGQPVDGFAGAQPESAVRTMLEPHVQMPPPKAADPLELAEALFAEGRIAEAEATLKVLLGEDNSNAKALILYARCLAERGELGEAQTVLDAVTGDEHKAALAGAKAQITFLKQAADLPDSADLKSRLAQNPQDDEAVYQLAIQQLARQQYDAALDALLKLFIRNRSYNEGLPHKTLLQVFELLGNDHPLVTTYRRKLFAALY; encoded by the coding sequence ATGAGTCAGGACACGCCGTACATTTTCGACGCCAGCACCGCCGACTTCGACCAGTCAGTGATCGAGAACTCGTTCCACAAGCCGGTGCTGGTGGATTTCTGGGCCGAATGGTGCGCGCCCTGCAAGGCGCTGATGCCGATGCTGCAACAGATCGCCGAGAGCTATCAGGGCGAGTTGCTGCTGGCCAAGGTCAACTGCGATATCGAGCAGGACATCGTCGCCCGCTTCGGCATTCGCAGCCTGCCGACCGTGGTGCTGTTCAAGGACGGCCAGCCGGTGGACGGTTTTGCCGGAGCGCAACCCGAGTCCGCGGTGCGCACCATGCTCGAACCCCATGTGCAGATGCCGCCGCCCAAGGCCGCCGATCCGCTGGAACTGGCTGAAGCGCTGTTCGCCGAAGGGCGCATCGCCGAGGCCGAAGCCACGCTGAAAGTGCTGCTGGGCGAAGACAACAGCAACGCCAAGGCGCTGATCCTCTACGCCCGCTGCCTGGCCGAACGCGGTGAACTGGGTGAAGCCCAGACCGTGCTCGACGCGGTCACCGGCGATGAGCACAAGGCCGCGCTGGCCGGGGCCAAGGCACAGATCACCTTTCTCAAGCAGGCCGCCGACCTGCCGGACAGCGCCGACCTGAAAAGCCGCCTGGCGCAGAACCCGCAGGACGACGAGGCGGTGTATCAACTGGCCATCCAGCAACTGGCGCGCCAGCAGTACGACGCGGCGCTGGATGCGCTGCTCAAGCTGTTTATCCGCAACCGCAGCTACAACGAAGGCCTGCCGCACAAAACCTTGCTGCAAGTGTTCGAACTGCTGGGCAACGATCACCCGCTGGTGACCACCTACCGCCGCAAGCTGTTCGCCGCGCTGTACTGA
- a CDS encoding DUF2796 domain-containing protein, with product MRRLLLALPFALLPLAIAHAAEKHDHDHEHGSLGAHEHGVARLNAALDGQTLELELESPAMNLVGFEHAASTDAEKAKVAAVRAQLEKPLALFNLPPAAGCVVAQQELESPLFGDKPEDHDEDHDEAKDANGHEHHHEHSEIHAHYQFTCATPGALKSLDLAGVFKTFPATQKIQVQLISPSGQQGVEATSKAASLKF from the coding sequence ATGCGTCGTCTGTTGCTCGCCCTGCCGTTCGCTCTGTTGCCCCTGGCCATCGCTCACGCGGCCGAAAAACACGACCACGACCATGAGCACGGCAGCCTCGGAGCTCACGAGCATGGCGTGGCCCGTCTGAACGCGGCGCTGGACGGCCAGACCCTGGAGCTGGAACTGGAAAGCCCGGCGATGAACCTGGTGGGTTTCGAGCACGCCGCCAGCACCGACGCGGAGAAAGCCAAGGTCGCCGCCGTGCGGGCCCAGCTGGAAAAACCCCTGGCGCTGTTCAACCTGCCGCCTGCCGCCGGTTGCGTGGTAGCGCAACAAGAACTGGAAAGCCCGTTGTTCGGCGACAAGCCCGAGGATCACGATGAAGACCATGACGAAGCGAAGGACGCCAACGGCCACGAACATCACCACGAACACAGCGAGATCCATGCGCACTACCAGTTCACCTGTGCCACGCCGGGCGCGTTGAAAAGCCTGGATCTGGCCGGCGTGTTCAAGACCTTCCCCGCCACCCAGAAAATTCAGGTACAACTCATCTCGCCAAGTGGCCAGCAAGGCGTGGAAGCGACCTCCAAGGCCGCCAGCCTGAAGTTCTGA
- a CDS encoding ABC transporter ATP-binding protein — MTQALIQLSDLGFSWPGHPQLLDIPAFRLEAGETLFLKGPSGSGKTTLLGLLGGVQKPDRGSIRLLGQELTELSAGARDRFRVDHTGYIFQQFNLLPFLSVRENVELPCHFSRLRAGRAVQRHGSVDQAAATLLAHLGLKDPNLLGRRADSLSIGQQQRVAAARALIGQPELVIADEPTSALDYDAREAFIRLLFAECREAGASLLFVSHDQSLAPLFDRNLSLAELNRAATPAEV, encoded by the coding sequence ATGACCCAAGCACTGATCCAACTGTCCGACCTGGGCTTCAGCTGGCCCGGCCATCCGCAGTTGCTGGATATTCCGGCATTTCGCCTGGAAGCGGGTGAAACGCTGTTCCTCAAGGGCCCCAGCGGCAGCGGCAAGACCACCCTGCTCGGCCTGCTCGGCGGCGTGCAGAAACCCGACCGCGGCAGCATCCGCCTGCTGGGCCAGGAGCTGACCGAACTCTCCGCCGGCGCCCGCGACCGCTTCCGGGTCGATCACACCGGCTACATCTTCCAGCAGTTCAACCTGCTGCCGTTTCTTTCGGTGCGCGAAAACGTCGAGCTGCCCTGCCACTTCTCCAGATTGCGCGCCGGCCGCGCCGTACAGCGCCACGGCAGCGTCGACCAGGCGGCGGCCACTCTGCTCGCCCACCTAGGGTTGAAAGACCCCAACCTGCTAGGGCGGCGCGCCGACTCGCTGTCCATCGGCCAGCAACAACGGGTCGCCGCCGCCCGCGCGCTGATCGGCCAGCCGGAACTGGTGATCGCCGACGAGCCCACCTCGGCGCTGGACTACGACGCCCGCGAAGCCTTTATCCGCCTGCTGTTCGCCGAATGCCGCGAGGCCGGGGCCAGCCTGCTATTCGTCAGCCACGACCAGAGCCTGGCGCCGCTGTTCGATCGCAACCTGTCGCTGGCCGAACTCAATCGCGCCGCCACGCCCGCAGAGGTCTGA
- a CDS encoding ABC transporter permease has product MYLFRLAMASLANRRFTAILTAFAIALSVCLLLAVERVRTEARASFASTISGTDLIVGARSGSVNLLLYSVFRIGNATNNIRWDSFEHFANSPKVKWAIPISLGDSHRGYRVMGTTEAYFEHYQYGHQQNLQLASGREFASDPFEVVLGAEVAEALHYKLGDKLVLAHGVAAISLVKHDDKPFTVVGILKRTGTPVDRTLHISLGGMEAIHIDWHNGVPAQGNGRISADQARNMDLTPQAITAFMLGLNSKIATFAVQREINEYRGEPMLAILPGVALQELWSLMGTAEKALFVVSLFVVLTGLIGMLTAILTSLNERRREMAILRSVGARPWHIATLLVLEAFALALFGVLAGLGLLYLGIALAQGYVQSTYGLYLPLAWPSEYEWTLLGGILIAALLMGSVPAWRAYRQSLADGLSIRL; this is encoded by the coding sequence ATGTATCTGTTCCGTCTAGCCATGGCCAGCCTGGCTAACCGCCGCTTCACCGCGATCCTCACCGCCTTCGCCATCGCCCTGTCGGTCTGCCTGCTGCTGGCGGTCGAACGGGTGCGCACCGAAGCCCGCGCCAGTTTCGCCAGCACCATCAGCGGCACCGACCTGATCGTCGGCGCCCGCTCCGGCTCGGTGAACCTGCTGCTGTACTCGGTGTTCCGCATCGGCAACGCCACCAACAACATCCGCTGGGACAGCTTCGAGCACTTCGCCAATAGCCCGAAAGTGAAATGGGCGATCCCGATTTCCCTCGGCGACTCCCATCGCGGCTACCGGGTGATGGGCACCACCGAGGCCTACTTCGAGCACTACCAGTACGGCCACCAGCAGAACCTGCAACTGGCCAGCGGCCGCGAGTTCGCCAGCGATCCGTTCGAAGTGGTGCTGGGCGCCGAAGTCGCCGAGGCCCTGCATTACAAGCTCGGCGACAAGCTGGTGCTGGCCCACGGCGTGGCGGCCATCAGCCTGGTCAAACACGACGACAAACCCTTCACCGTGGTCGGCATCCTCAAGCGTACCGGCACCCCGGTGGACCGCACACTGCACATCAGCCTCGGCGGCATGGAGGCGATCCATATCGACTGGCATAACGGCGTGCCGGCCCAGGGCAACGGCCGCATCAGCGCCGACCAGGCGCGCAACATGGACCTGACGCCGCAAGCGATCACGGCCTTCATGCTCGGCCTGAACAGCAAGATCGCCACCTTCGCGGTGCAGCGCGAGATCAACGAATACCGCGGCGAACCGATGCTGGCGATCCTGCCAGGGGTCGCCCTGCAGGAGCTGTGGAGCCTGATGGGCACCGCGGAAAAGGCCTTGTTCGTGGTGTCGCTGTTCGTGGTGCTGACCGGCCTGATCGGCATGCTCACGGCGATCCTCACCAGCCTCAACGAACGCCGCCGGGAGATGGCGATCCTGCGTTCGGTCGGCGCCCGCCCCTGGCATATCGCGACCTTGCTGGTGCTGGAGGCCTTCGCCCTGGCGCTGTTCGGCGTGCTCGCCGGGCTGGGCCTTCTGTACCTGGGCATCGCCCTGGCCCAGGGTTATGTGCAGTCGACCTACGGCCTGTACCTGCCGTTGGCCTGGCCGAGCGAGTATGAGTGGACGCTGCTCGGCGGTATCCTGATCGCCGCCCTGCTGATGGGCAGCGTGCCGGCCTGGCGCGCCTACCGACAATCGCTGGCCGATGGCCTGTCCATCCGTTTATGA